A single window of Camelus ferus isolate YT-003-E chromosome 7, BCGSAC_Cfer_1.0, whole genome shotgun sequence DNA harbors:
- the TMEM140 gene encoding transmembrane protein 140 produces MSSLRSRWSSQLLFLGIVVLTVVVIFLLFYALLWKAGNLTDLPDLRIGFYNFCLWNEDIGALQCHQFPELEALGVPRVGLALARLGVYGALVLALFVPLPLLLAWCNSNEGEWRLAVGFLATSSVLLASGLGLFLTYTWKWIRLSLPGPGFLALGVAQALLILLLMATAVFPHRAKDKSRLESCWF; encoded by the coding sequence ATGAGCAGCCTAAGGTCAAGGTGGAGTAGCCAGCTGCTGTTCCTGGGCATCGTGGTGCTCACGGTCGTGGTCATCTTCCTACTGTTCTACGCTCTCCTCTGGAAGGCCGGCAACCTCACTGACCTGCCCGACCTCAGGATTGGCTTCTACAATTTCTGCCTCTGGAATGAGGACATTGGCGCCCTACAGTGCCACCAGTTCCCTGAGCTGGAGGCCCTGGGGGTGCCTCGCGTTGGCCTGGCCCTGGCCAGGCTGGGCGTGTATGGGGCCCTGGTCCTCGCCCTCTttgtccccctgcccctccttctggCCTGGTGCAACAGCAACGAGGGGGAGTGGAGGCTGGCGGTGGGCTTCCTGGCCACGTCCTCTGTGCTGCTGGCCAGCGGCCTGGGCCTCTTCCTCACCTACACGTGGAAGTGGATCAGGCTCTCCCTGCCAGGGCCTGGGTTTCTAGCTCTGGGAGTCGCCCAGGCCTTACTCATCCTCTTGCTTATGGCCACAGCTGTGTTCCCTCACAGGGCAAAGGACAAGAGCAGGCTCGAGAGCTGCTGGTTCTGA